The Entelurus aequoreus isolate RoL-2023_Sb linkage group LG23, RoL_Eaeq_v1.1, whole genome shotgun sequence genome has a window encoding:
- the LOC133640810 gene encoding zinc finger protein OZF-like: MRTEEPQPSHIKKEEEYPLNPHFKKEEEDPLTRHFKKEEEDPPTPNFKEEVVDPLSPHIEEEEVDPLTPNFKEEEEDPLTPNLKEEVVDPLSPLIKAEEVDPLTPHFKEEEEEPLTPHFKEEAVDPLSPHIKEEEEDPLSPHIKKEEEEHSISQQGEHLEGLEEVDVTKMPVTGVPVKSEDDEVKGESEEKREAEPPSSSSTQHMTTEADGDHCGGSQADKLLAPLSDSEDTTSHSPDTDDEDSKDDKTCHTDNTHFTCSHCDKTFNDRCRLKTHMRTHTGEKPFSCSICSKGFTRRDHFKKHMRTHTGEKPFSCSECGKSFVTNTNLKVHMRTHTGEKRFSCSICGKGFTRKYNIKRHMRTHTGKKPLSCSICRKGFTRKYHFKVHMRTHTGEKPFSCSTCGKDFTRKYHLKVHMRIHTGEKPFSCSECGKSFSENKNLKFHMRTHTGEKPFACSICGKHFTQKPHFTRHMRIHTGEKPFSCSTCGKDFTHRESFKIHMRTHTGKKPFSCSECGKSFVINESLKVHMRTHTGEKPFFMFNLR, translated from the coding sequence atgcggacggaggagccacagccctctcacattaagaaggaagaggaataCCCACTGAACCCCcattttaaaaaggaagaggaggacccactgacacgccattttaaaaaggaagaggaggacccaccgACACCCAATTTTAAAGAGGAAGTGGTAGatccactgagccctcacattgAGGAGGAAGAGGTGGATCCACTGACACccaattttaaagaggaagaggaggacccactgacacccAATCTTAAAGAGGAAGTGGTGGATCCACTGAGCCCTCTCATTAAGGCGGAAGAGGTGGatccactgacaccccattttaaagaggaagaggaggaaccactgacaccccattttaaagaggaagcggtggatccactgagccctcacattaaggaggaagaggaggacccactgagccctcacattaaaaaggaagaggaggaacacagcatcagtcagcagggagagcatcttgaaggactggaggaggttgatgtcaccaagatgccagtgactggtgtccctgtgaagagtgaagatgatgaggtcaaaggtgagagtgaggagaagagagaggcggagcctccaagcagcagctcaactcaacacatgacaacagaagctgatggagaccactgtggaggatcacaagcagacaagctcttagctccactatcagatagtgaggacacaacgtcacactctcctgacactgatgatgaagactctaaagatgataagacatgtcacactgacaacacacacttcacatgttctcactgtgacaaaacttttaatGACCGTTGTCGTctaaaaacacacatgagaacacacactggagaaaaacctttttcatgttcaatctgcagtaAAGGTTTTACTCGAAGGGACCATTTcaaaaaacacatgagaacacacactggagaaaaacctttttcctgctcagaatgtggcaaAAGTTTTGTaacaaatacaaatttaaaagtacacatgagaacacacactggagaaaaacgtttttcatgttcaatctgcggtaaaggttTTACTCGAAAGTACAATatcaaaagacacatgagaacacacactggaaaaAAACCTTTGTCATGTTCAATCTGCAGAAAAGGTTTTACTCGAAAGTACCATttcaaagtacacatgagaacacacactggagaaaaacctttttcatgttcaacctgcggtaaagattttactcgaaAGTAccatttaaaagtacacatgagaatacacactggagaaaaacctttttcctgctcagaatgtggtaaaagtttttcagaaaataaaaatttaaaattccacatgaggacacacactggagaaaaaccttttgcatgttcaatctgcggtaaacaTTTTACTCAAAAGCCCCATTTCAcaagacacatgagaatacacactggagaaaaacctttttcatgttcaacctgcggtaaagattttactcatagGGAATCTTTTAAAatccacatgagaacacacactggaaaaaaacctttttcctgctcagaatgtggtaaaagttttgtaataaatgaaagtttaaaagtacacatgagaacacacactggagaaaaaccttttttcatgttcaatctgcggtaa
- the LOC133640808 gene encoding gastrula zinc finger protein XlCGF57.1-like, with the protein MRMEEPQPSHIKKEVEYPLISHFKKEEEDPLTPHFKEEEEDPLTAHFKEEAVDPLNPHIKEEEMDPLTPHFKEEVEDPLTPHFKEEEEDPLTPHFKEEAVDPLNPHIKEEEMDPLTPHFKEEKEDPLTTHFKEEEEDPLTPHFKEKAVDPLNPHIKEEEEEHGISQEGEHPEWLEEFPVTGVPVKSEDDEVKGESEEKREAEPPSSSSTQHMTTEADGDHCGGSQADKLLAPLSDSEDTTSHSPDTDDEDSKDDKTCHTDNTHFTCSHCDKTFKYRCRLKTHMRTHTGEKHFSCSECGKSFLRKRNLKAHMRTHTGEKPLSCSICGKDFTRRQYLKIHNRIHTGEKPFSCSECGKSFVRNQSLKVHMRTHTGEKPFLCSICGKDFTQKHHFKAHMILHTGKQPFSCSICSKDFTRRDHFKKHMRTHTGEKSFSCSICGKDFTQKHHFKAHMGIHTGEQPFSCSICSKDFTRRDHFKKHMRTHTGEKPFSCSICCKDFTQKHHFKAHMGIHTGEKPFACSICGKDFTLKHHFKAHMRIHTGEKRFSCSVCCKSFIHIQHLKRHMRTHTGEKVWSCSVCGERFSSKYQCKKHKCAGENSSSK; encoded by the coding sequence ATGCGGATGGAGGAACCACAGCCCTCCCACATTAAGAAGGAAGTGGAATACCCACTGATCTCCcattttaaaaaggaagaggaggacccactgacaccccattttaaagaggaagaggaggacccactgacagcccattttaaagaggaagcggTGGATCCACTGAaccctcacattaaggaggaagagatggatccactgacaccccattttaaagaggaagtggaggacccactgacaccccattttaaagaggaagaggaggacccactgacaccccattttaaagaggaagcggTGGATCCACTGaaccctcacattaaagaggaagagatggatccactgacaccccattttaaagaggaaaaggaggacccactgaccacccattttaaagaggaagaagaggacccactgacaccccattttaaagagaAAGCGGTGGATCCACTGaaccctcacattaaagaggaagaggaggaacatggcatcagtcaggagggagagcatcctgaatggttggaggagttcccagtgactggtgtccctgtgaagagtgaagatgatgaggtcaaaggtgaaagtgaggagaagagagaggcggagcctccaagcagcagctcaactcaacacatgacaacagaagctgatggagaccactgtggaggatcacaagcagacaagctcttagctccactatcagatagtgaggacacaacgtcacactctcctgacactgatgatgaagactctaaagatgataagacatgtcacactgacaacacacacttcacatgttctcactgtgacaaaacttttaaataccgTTGTCGTctaaaaacacacatgagaacacatactggagaaaaacatttttcctgctcagaatgtggtaaaagttttttaAGAAAGCGAAATttaaaagcacacatgagaacacacactggagaaaaacctttatcatgttcaatctgcggtaaagattttacccgTAGGcaatatttgaaaatacacaatagaatacatactggagaaaaacccttttcctgctcagaatgtggtaaaagttttgtaagaaatcaaagtttaaaagtacacatgagaacacacactggagaaaaaccttttttatgttcaatctgcggtaaagattttactcaaaagcaccatttcaaagcacacatgatattacacactggAAAACAAccattttcatgttcaatctgcagtaaagattttactcgaagggaccatttcaaaaaacacatgagaacacacactggagaaaaatctttttcatgttcaatctgcggtaaagattttactcaaaagcaccatttcaaagcacacatgggaatacacactggagaacaacctttttcttgttcaatctgcagtaaagattttactcgaagggaccatttcaaaaaacacatgagaacacacactggagaaaaacctttttcctgttcaatctgctgtaaagattttactcaaaagcaccatttcaaagcacacatgggaatacacactggagaaaaaccttttgcatgttcaatctgcggtaaagattttactctaaagcaccatttcaaagcacacatgagaatacacactggagaaaaacgttTTTCatgttcagtatgttgtaaaagttttatacatatacagcatttgaaaagacacatgagaacacacacaggagagaaagtgtggagttgcagtgtgtgtggtgaaagattctcttctaagtaccagtgtaagaaacacaagtgtgctggtgagaacagcagcagcaaatga